GAAGGCCCTGGCCGACGGCTCGGCGATGGACGTCTGGCGGCGCATGATCGCGGCCCAGGGCGGCGACCCGGACGCGACGCTTCCGGTGGCCCGTGAGCAGCACGTGATCAAGGCCCCGGCCTCGGGTGTGCTGACCCGTCTCGACGCCTACGACATCGGCGTCGCGGCCTGGCGCCTCGGCGCGGGCCGTGCCCGCAAGGAGGACCCGGTGCAGGCGGGCGCCGGCGTCGAGATGCACGCCAAGCCGGGCGACACGGTGACGGAGGGCCAGCCCCTCCTGACCCTCCACACCGACACCCCCGAGCGCTTCGAGTACGCCCTCCAGTCGATCGAGGGCTCCTACGACGTCGCGGCGCCCGGGACGGACTTCGCGGCGTCCCCGGTCGTGCTGGAACGTATCGCCTGACCAGGCGGTTTCCCTTTCGGGTGAACGGGACCGGTGGACCCCCGCCGGTCCCGTTCGGCATGCTGGGATCGGTGACGCACCGAAGGAGACCGCCATGAGCGCACTCACCGTGAGCCAGGACCCCGACCAGAACTGGGACGACCTCGTCCGGTTCTGGGAAGAGATGGAATGGCCCGAGGGCAGCAAGGTGGAGATCATCGAGGGGATCATCACCGTGTCACCTGCTCCCGCTTACCGCCACAACGTGATCGCGGCCCGCATCCAGCGTCGCCTCTACTCCGTGATCCCCGAGGACTGGGAAATCTTCCAGACACTGGCGCTCGCCGTGCCGTCACGTCTCGGCATGCTCATCCCGGATCTCGTGGTGGCCCCCGTATGGGAGGACGCTGACACGGACACCCACATCCCGGCCGCTCTCGCCGAACTCGTCGTCGAGGTCACGTCCAAGTCCAACGCTCGCCACGACCGCGTCAGCAAGCCTGCTGCCTACGCCACTGCCGGTATTCCGCTCTACCTCCTCGTAGACCGCTGGGCCGCCGACGGCCCCACCGTGACGCTCTACGGCGAGCCCAAGGGCGATGTTTACCGCCCTCTGAGCACCGCGAAGTTCGGCGAGCCGATCAAGCTGCCGGCTCCTTTCGACCTTGTCATCGACACCGGCGAGTTCCCGGAGAACTGAGTCACCCCAGCACCGCAGCCACGACCACCAGCACCGGCACCGCCAGCACCGTCGACAGCAGGATCGCCTCCCTCGCCAGTACCTCGCCCACCCGGTAGCTGCTCGCGTACGTGAAGAGGTTCTGCGCCGCCGGCAGCGCGGACGTCACCACCACGTCGAGCAGCAAGGCGCCGCGCAGGCCGAAGACGCCCGCCGCCAGGGCCCAGGCGACCAGCGGCTGGAACACTGACTTCAGGGCCACGGCGAGGAGCACCGGGGCCCGTTCCGCACCGCGCAGCGGGAGCGTGCTGCCGCGCAGGGAGATGCCGAAGGCCAGCAGGACCGCCGGGACCGACATGTTCCCGATCAGGGTCAGGGGGTCCAGCAGAGGGCCCGGCACCGTGAGGCCCGACGCCGAGACCGCCACCCCGGCCAGCGAGCCCAGGGCTATCGGATTGCGCAACGGCGTCAGCAGCCGCTGCCACAGGGGCCGCTTCTCCCCGCCGCTCGCCAGGTCCAGGACCGTCAGCGCCACCGGTGTGACACCGACCAGCTGGAACAGCAGCACCGGCGCGACCAGGGACGCGTCGCCCAGCACGTACACGGCGATCGGAATGCCCAGGTTCCCGGAGTTGACGTAGCTGGAGCACAGCGCGCCGATCGTCGTCCGGCCCACTCCCCACCCTCGCGCCGCACCCACCGCCACGAAGACACCCGCCGCCGCTGCCGTGCTCATCGCCGTGACCAGCAGCCGGTCGGAGAAGATCACCGACAGGTCGGCCTGCGCGAGGGTCGTGAACAGCAGCGCCGGGGACGCCACATGGAAGGCGAGCCTGGTGAGGACCTCGCGGCCGCCGTCGCCCAGATACCCCCGGCGGCCGATCAGATAGCCGACCCCGATGACGACCGCGATGACCGCGAACCCGCTCAGCACCCCCTGCACGGCGCCTCCTCACCGGCGAAGCGGGCATCGGGCAGCGCGGCAGGGGGAGATGGTTGGGGCATACAGTCAACCCTCCGGGGAAGGCACTGCCCAGGTCAATGTGATCCTCGCGGCGGCACCCGGCCGGCACCGCGCGCGCCGGGACCGACGGCCGCGATGAGTTACGGCCGCCCGCCCGGTCTACCGGTCGTGGACGCCATGACACCGCCCGTGCTCGTACTGCCCGGCCCCGTCACCCGGGACGAGGTGAGAGGGCTCAGCGACGAGGTGCGGGCACTGCTGCACGGCAGCGGTGCCCGGGTCGTGGTGTGCGACGTCGGGGGTCTGGGGCCCCCGGGCCTGGCCGCCGTCGACCTCCTGGCGAGGCTCCAGCTGGCCGCCCGCCGGGCCGGGGGACGGATACGGCTGCGCGACCCCGACCCGGCCCTACGCGCCCTGCTCGACCTGGTCGGTCTCCGCTTCGAGGTGGAGGGGGAGGCCGAAGAGCGGGAACCACCGCTGTGTGTCGAGGAAGCAGTGGAACCCGGTGATGCGGCCGTCTGAGATCTCCAGCACCTGGACCGCCCACGGTGTGAAGCCGCCCTTGTCCGGGTCCGGCTTGTACTGGGCGAACCCCGGCAGGCCGTTGACCTGGACGGGCACCAGCTTCGAGCCCGCGCAGGGCGCGCCGAGGGTGGTCATGAAGCCGGTGATGTCCCGCGTGCCGGTCAGCCAGAGGTCGAACGGCGGCATCGTCATGACCGCGTCCTCGTGCAGCAGGGCCGTCAGGGCCGTCATGTCGTAGCCCTCGAAGGCCGCCACGTAGCGGTCCAGCAGCTTCTGCTGGTCCTCGTCCAGCGGGTCGGAGACGGCCGCTTCGGCGCCCGGCTCCTGCCGCTCGGCCAGGGTGGCGCGGGCCCGCTGGAGGGCGCTGTTCACCGACGCCACCGAGGTGTCCAGCAGCTCGGCGACCTCGCTGGCCTTCCAGGCCAGGACCTCGCGCAGGATCAGCACCGCCCGCTGCTTGGCCGGGAGCTGCTGGAGGGCGGCCATGAAGGCCAGCCGCACGGACTCCTTGGCGACCGCCGCCTCCGCCGGGTCGTGGGTCGTGGGCAGCACACGGGCGTCCGGCATGGGCTCCAGCCAGGTGTTGTCCGGTCGGGGGGAGAGGGCTGCCTGGGCGAGCGGGGTGGACTCGGTCAGGTCCATGGGACGGGCGCGCTTGTTGCCCGCGGTCAGCATGTCCAGGCACACGTTGGTCGCGATCCGGTAGAGCCAGGAGCGCAGGCTGGAGCGGCCCTCGAACTTGTCGTAGCTGCGCCAGGCACGGACCATCGTGTCCTGCACCGCGTCCTCCGCCTCGAAGGAGGAGCCGAGCATCCGGTAGCAGTACCCCGTCAGCTCGGTTCGGTATGCCTCCAGCCTGGTGTCCAGGTCCGTCGGTGTCGCCATGCCGTTCGCCATCTCCACCCACCCCTGTGGAAGTTCTGTTCACGCGCCATTGCGCTCAGCACTTCGGAAGCTACCGCAGCCCACTGACAACGGCCCCCCGAGCGAACAAAAGCGCAGGTAGAAGGGCATGATCCAGAACGGGGAATCCCCCTGCCGGGGCCGGTGGCCGGTGGGTGCGGACGGTATCCGCACCCACAGACCACCGACCCCGGACAGGGGGAGTGGCGCCGAGTCTCAGGCGGCCGTGGCCAGGTGCCGGCGCTGCAGCCGGGCCGCCCGGGTCCCGAAGACGGTGATCGTCACGACCCCCAGGACCGCGAGGAGTCCGACCCCGACCGTCCCGGCCCAGCCGCCCGCGTGGAACGCGATCGCGCCGACCGTGCTGCCCGCGCTGGAGCCGATGTAGTACGCCGACTGGTACAGCGCCGAGGCCTGGGCCCTGCCGTGCGTGGCCGTCTTGCTGACCGCCGAGGAGGCGACCGCGTGGCCCGCGAAGAAGCCCGCCGTGATGAGCACCAGACCCAGCAGCACCAGCGGGAGGGAGCCGGCCAGGGACAGCAGCAGGCCCGCCGCCGTCGTACCGCCGCCCGTGTACAGCGCGCCCCGGCGGCCCAGCCGGCCGACCAGCCGGCCCGCCGTGGACGCCGACACCGTACCGACCAGGTACACCAGGAAGATCGAGCCGATGACGCCCTGCGGCAGCGAGAACGGGGCCTCGGTCAGGCGGTAGCCGATCACCGTGTACACCCCGCCGAACACCGTCATGAACAGCGCGCCGATCGCGTACAGCCGGCACAGCAGCGGGTTGGACAGGTGGTCGCGGACCGTCCGGGCCAGCACCCGCGGCCGCAGCGAACCGGCCCTGAAGTGCTTCGGGGCGGGAAGCAACAGCCGGAAGGCCACCGCACACGCCACCGCGATCACCCCGATGACGCCGACGGCCACGCGCCAGCCCCACTCCTGGGCGACCCAGCCGGTGATGATCCGGCCGCTCATCCCGCCCACGCTGTTGCCCGCGACGAACAGGCCGATCGCGGTGACCAGCGCCTTGGGACTGACCTCCTCCGCGAGGTACGCGGTCGCCGACGCGGGCAGCCCCGCCAGGGCGGCGCCCTGAAGAGCCCGCAGGGCGATCAGCACACCGAGGGACGGGGCGAGGGGCGCCAGCAGCCCGAGCGTGACGGCCACGGCCAGTGACGCGGTCATGACCGCCCGGCGTCCGAAGCGCTCCGACAGGGCGCTCATCGGCAGCACGAACAGCGCCAGCCCGCCCGTCGCGGCGGCCACCGTCCAGCTCGCGTCGCTCGCCGCCACCCCGAACTCGCCGGAGATCAGCGGGAGCAGGGCCTGGGTGGAGTACAGCAGCGCGAAGGTCGCGACGCCCGCGAGGAAGAGGGCGAAGCTCATCCGGCGATAGCCGGGTCCGCCCGGGGAGACGCGGGAGTCGGCAGCGGGGACAGGGACATCGGCGCCCACGACGGTGGACGCCCCGGTACTGGCGGGAGACATGCCTCGAACGTACGAACAGCGCACTCATCCGTCCAATGCATGGAACAGCCATAATCGTTCCCATGGTGCATCAACCGAGTTCACGGGCCCGCCTGTCACCAAGCAGTGACACAGAAGACATGGCGGAGATGTCGAAGGTGCTGGCGCCGCGCCTCGCGTACTTCGCGGGCGTCGCCCGCACCGAGCACGTCACCCGGGCCGCCCAGGAGATGAACGTCCCCCAGTCGACCCTGTCCCGTTCCATGGCCCGCCTGGAGCAGGACCTGGGCGTCGATCTGTTCGCCCGGCACGGCCGCACGGTCTCCCTCACCCCGGCAGGACGCACCTTCCTCGCCTCCGTGGAGCGCGCCCTGGCCGAGATCGAGCGCGCCGCCGAGGAGGTGCGCGCCGACACCGACCCGACCACCGGCAAGGTCGCCTTCGGCTTCCTGCACACCATGGGCGCCGAGACCGTCCCGGGCCTGCTGCACGCCTTCCGCGCCGACCACCCGCGCGTCCGCTTCAGCCTCGTCCAGAACTACGGCGAGGCCATGCTGGAAGGCCTTCGCGCGGGCGAACTCGACCTGTGCCTGACGTCGCCGGTGCCGGACGCCCCCGACCTCGTCGCCCGCCGCCTGGACGAGCAGAAGCTGCGCCTGGTCGTCCCCGCCGACCA
The Streptomyces tuirus genome window above contains:
- a CDS encoding Uma2 family endonuclease; this encodes MSALTVSQDPDQNWDDLVRFWEEMEWPEGSKVEIIEGIITVSPAPAYRHNVIAARIQRRLYSVIPEDWEIFQTLALAVPSRLGMLIPDLVVAPVWEDADTDTHIPAALAELVVEVTSKSNARHDRVSKPAAYATAGIPLYLLVDRWAADGPTVTLYGEPKGDVYRPLSTAKFGEPIKLPAPFDLVIDTGEFPEN
- a CDS encoding MFS transporter; the encoded protein is MSPASTGASTVVGADVPVPAADSRVSPGGPGYRRMSFALFLAGVATFALLYSTQALLPLISGEFGVAASDASWTVAAATGGLALFVLPMSALSERFGRRAVMTASLAVAVTLGLLAPLAPSLGVLIALRALQGAALAGLPASATAYLAEEVSPKALVTAIGLFVAGNSVGGMSGRIITGWVAQEWGWRVAVGVIGVIAVACAVAFRLLLPAPKHFRAGSLRPRVLARTVRDHLSNPLLCRLYAIGALFMTVFGGVYTVIGYRLTEAPFSLPQGVIGSIFLVYLVGTVSASTAGRLVGRLGRRGALYTGGGTTAAGLLLSLAGSLPLVLLGLVLITAGFFAGHAVASSAVSKTATHGRAQASALYQSAYYIGSSAGSTVGAIAFHAGGWAGTVGVGLLAVLGVVTITVFGTRAARLQRRHLATAA
- a CDS encoding AEC family transporter is translated as MQGVLSGFAVIAVVIGVGYLIGRRGYLGDGGREVLTRLAFHVASPALLFTTLAQADLSVIFSDRLLVTAMSTAAAAGVFVAVGAARGWGVGRTTIGALCSSYVNSGNLGIPIAVYVLGDASLVAPVLLFQLVGVTPVALTVLDLASGGEKRPLWQRLLTPLRNPIALGSLAGVAVSASGLTVPGPLLDPLTLIGNMSVPAVLLAFGISLRGSTLPLRGAERAPVLLAVALKSVFQPLVAWALAAGVFGLRGALLLDVVVTSALPAAQNLFTYASSYRVGEVLAREAILLSTVLAVPVLVVVAAVLG
- a CDS encoding sigma-70 family RNA polymerase sigma factor — its product is MANGMATPTDLDTRLEAYRTELTGYCYRMLGSSFEAEDAVQDTMVRAWRSYDKFEGRSSLRSWLYRIATNVCLDMLTAGNKRARPMDLTESTPLAQAALSPRPDNTWLEPMPDARVLPTTHDPAEAAVAKESVRLAFMAALQQLPAKQRAVLILREVLAWKASEVAELLDTSVASVNSALQRARATLAERQEPGAEAAVSDPLDEDQQKLLDRYVAAFEGYDMTALTALLHEDAVMTMPPFDLWLTGTRDITGFMTTLGAPCAGSKLVPVQVNGLPGFAQYKPDPDKGGFTPWAVQVLEISDGRITGFHCFLDTQRWFPLFGLPLHLEAETDQVEQGA
- a CDS encoding STAS domain-containing protein; translated protein: MSYGRPPGLPVVDAMTPPVLVLPGPVTRDEVRGLSDEVRALLHGSGARVVVCDVGGLGPPGLAAVDLLARLQLAARRAGGRIRLRDPDPALRALLDLVGLRFEVEGEAEEREPPLCVEEAVEPGDAAV
- a CDS encoding LysR family transcriptional regulator, whose protein sequence is MVHQPSSRARLSPSSDTEDMAEMSKVLAPRLAYFAGVARTEHVTRAAQEMNVPQSTLSRSMARLEQDLGVDLFARHGRTVSLTPAGRTFLASVERALAEIERAAEEVRADTDPTTGKVAFGFLHTMGAETVPGLLHAFRADHPRVRFSLVQNYGEAMLEGLRAGELDLCLTSPVPDAPDLVARRLDEQKLRLVVPADHSLAGRRRIRLAEAADETFVTLEPGYGLRRITDDLCKEAGFKPRIAFEGEEAETLRGLVAAGLGVALLPPPAVPRPGVVELTVTAPRAVREIGVAWLEGHPDTPPVAAFKRFLLSRRGSLLPT